Sequence from the Ornithinimicrobium humiphilum genome:
TGCTGCTCTCCCCGCTGGTCGGGATGCGCGAGCTACCGCGCTCCCTCGACGCGCTCGCCGAGACCGGCGAGACCGAGGTCGACGCGGGTTGACCGCTAGCCTCGGCGGGTGGACACCTCGCTCCTGATCAACGCCGGCCTCGTCCTCGTCTTCGTGCTGGTCGGCGGGGTCTTCGCCGCGACCGAGATGGCGATCGTCTCGCTGCGCCAGTCGCAGGTCGACGACTTCGACCGGGCCGGCCCCCGGGGGCAGCGCATCGCGGCGCTGGTGCGCGACCCCAACCGCTTCCTCTCGGCCGTCCAGGTCGGCGTCACGGTCGCCGGCTTCTTCTCCTCCGCCTTCGGCGGCGCGACGCTGGCGCCCTACGTCTCCCGGCTGCTGCAGTCGTGGGGGCTCGGGTCGGGGCTGGCCGACAGCCTGGCGCTGGTCCTGATGACCCTCGTCATCGCCTACCTCTCCCTGGTGCTCGGCGAGCTGGTGCCCAAGCGGCTGGCCATGCAGCGGGCCAAGGCCTTCACCTCGGTCCTGGCGCCGCCGCTGGGGGTGCTCTCGGTCGTGCTCAAGCCGGTCATCTGGCTGCTGTCGGCCTCGACCAACCTCGTGGTGCGAGCCCTGGGCGGCGACCCCGAGGCGGCCGGCGAGGAGATGTCGCTGGAGGAGGTGCGCCGCATCATCGAGGACAACCGCGAGCTGCGGCCCTACCCGCGCCAGATCCTGCGCGACGTCATCCGGGCCGGCGAGCACCGGCTGCAGGACGTCCTTACGCCGCGCACCGACGTGCAGTTCCTCTCCGCCGACACCCCGCTGCTCGAGGTCGAACGGACGGTGCGCGAGTCGTCCTTCTCCCGCTTCCCGGTCATCGGCCGCTCGGCCGACGACGTCCTCGGCGTCGTGCACGTGCGCGACCTGCTCGCCGTGCCGCACGAGGAGCGCGGGGGCCTGCGGGTCGCCGACGTGACCCGGCCGGTCACGGCATACCCCCCGACCAAGCCGGTGCTCGCCACCCTGGCCGAGATGCGCGAGGCGCAGCAGCACCTGGCGATCGTCGTCGACGAGCACGGCGGCACCGACGGGATCGTCACCATCGAGGACCTCGTCGAGGAGCTCGTGGGCGAGATCTACGACGAGTACGACATCACCCGCAACCCCGAGGACGTCACGGTCCGCTCGGCCGAGGGGCTGGAGGTCTCGGGCGGCCTCAACGTCGACGAGCTCGCCGACATGCTGAAGGTCGAGATCGAGACCGGTCCCTTCGAGACGGTCGGCGGGCTGGTCATGGCCCGTCTGGGCCGGGTGGCCGAGGTGGGGGACACGGTCGAGGTCTCCGGGCTGGTGCTCACGGTCGAGGAGGTCGACGGCTACCGCGTCGTGCTCGTCGGGGTGCGCCGTGCGGTCCCGGCGGACGACCCGGAGGGGCCCGCCGAGACCAACGGCTGAGGCTCAGGCCAGCCAGACGGTGACGTCGGAGGGCACGGCGCCGTCCTCGAGGCGGCCGCTGCTCACGAGCACCTCGAGGCCCTCGGGCAGCGCGACCGGGTCGTCCCCGAGGTTGGCGAGCACCGTGACCGGGCGGCCCTCCGCGGGCGTGATCGTGAGGGCCAGCACCGAGGGGTCGTAGCCGTCCAGCCAGCTGAGCGTGCCGGTGCCGAGGCCGAGCTCGCGCCGCAGGCGGAGGAGCGTGCGGTAGAGCTCGAGCGTCGAGCCGGGCACGCCGAGCTGCCGGTCGGCCGCGAGCGGGCCGTAGACCTGCGGCTGCGGCAGCCAGCTGAGGTCGGCGTCGGAGAAGCCGTAGGCGGGGGCGCCGGCGACCCAGGGCAGGGGCACCCGGCAGCCGTCCCGCCCGGTCTCCTCGCCGCGGGTGCGGGCGAACGCCGGGTCCTGGCGCACCGAGTGCGGCAGCGCGGTGTGGTCGGGGAGCCCGAGCTCCTCGCCGTTGTAGAGGTAGGCGCTGCCGGGCAGGGCGAGCATGAGCGCGGTCGCGGCCCGGGCGCGGTGCAGGCCGAGCACCGGGTTGGGCTGCGGGTCCTCGGCGGCGATGCCGTTGGGGCGGCGGGTGCCGGGCGGCAGGCCCAGGCGCGAGGCGTGGCGGACGACGTCGTGGTTGGACAGCACCCACGTCGTCGGGGCCCCGACCTTGGCCGCCTCCCCGAGCGACTCGTCGACGACGGCGCGCAGGTCCTCAGCCCGCCAGGCGGTGTCGAGGAAGTGGAAGTTGAAGGCCTGGTGCATCTCGTCGGACCGCACGAAGCGCATCGTGCGGGAGATGCTCGGCAGCCACGCCTCGGCGCACAGGATGCGGTCGTCGGCGGGGTCGCCGCCGGGGTTGTAGGAGTCGAGCACCTGCCGCCAGCCGCGGTAGATCTCGTGGACCTCCTCCTGGTCCCACATCGGGCCGAGGTTGGTGTGCGCGGACTCGTCGTCGGCGCCGCCGGCCATGACCGCCCGCTCGTCCCAGTCGGGCAGGTCGGCGACCTTGATGAGCGAGTGGGCCACGTCGACCCGGAAGCCGTCGACGCCGCGGTCGAGCCAGAACCGCAGGATCGACTCGAACTCCTCGACGACCTCGGGGTTGCGCCAGTTGAGGTCGGGCTGGCGGCTGTCGAAGAGGTGGAGGTACCACTGGCCGGGTCGGCCGTCCGGGTCGGTCGTGCGGGTCCAGGCCGGGCCGCCGAAGACCGACCGCCAGTTGTTGGGCGGCTCGGCGCCGTCGGGACCCTTCCCGTCGCGGAAGACGTAGCGCTCGCGGGCCGGCGACCCGGGCGCGGCGGCCAGGGCCTCGCGGAACCACACGTGCTCGTCGCTGGTGTGGTTGGGGACCAGGTCGATGATGACGCGCAGTCCGAGCTCGTGGGCGCGGGCGAGCAGGGCGTCGGCGTCGTCGAGGGTGCCGAAGACCGGGTCGATGTCGCGGTAGTCGGCCACGTCATACCCCGCGTCGGCCATCGGGGAGCGGTAGAACGGGCTGATCCACAGCGCGTCGACCCCGAGCTCGCGCAGGTAGGGCAGCCGCGAGGTGATCCCCGGCAGGTCGCCCACGCCGTCGCCGTCGCTGTCGGCGAAGCTGCGCGGGTAGACCTGGTAGATCACCGCGGAGCGCCACCAGGGCGCGGGGGCGCCGGCGGACGGGGCGTCGGGGGCGGCGGGGGCCGGGGAGGTGGTGCGAGCGGTCACGAGGACCCAGGCTAGGCGCTCGCGAGCCTCAGACCGAACCCGCGCGGGTCAGTCCTCCAGGGCGTTGACCATCGCGTCGGCGGCGCGGTTCATGTAGTCGCGCATGAGCTGCTCGTCCATCGCGCCGAGCCGGTCGCGGATGCTGTCGATCGCCGCGTGCATGTGGGTCAGCCAGCGGTCGCGCTGGGCCGGGGTCACCCGGTAGGGCATGTGGCGCATCCGCAGGCGCGGGTGGCCGCGACGCTGCTGGTAGGTGGTGGGGCCGCCCCAGTACTGCTCGAGGAAGAGGAGCAGGCGCTCTTCGGCCGGACCGAGGTCGGCCTCGGGGTAGAGGGCCTTGAGCGGCTCGTCCTGCGCCACGCCGCGGTAGAACTCCTGGACCAGCAGGCGGAAGGTCTCGTGGCCGCCGACGCGCTCGTAGAACGTCGGGACCTGGTCGGGGGTCGTCCGGGCGGTGGAGTCGGGCTGGGTCACCGATCCAGTGTCTCAGGTGGACCCGGGTGCCCCGTCCCCGCGCACGAGCACCTCGACCGTGAAGTGCTCCTCGTAGCCCTCGACGACCAGCTCGAGCGGCCGGCCGGAGGAGCGGGAGAATCCGGTGCCCTGGAGGGGCAGGTCGGTCACCACCCGGCGGGCGGTCCACGAGGTCCACCAGCCGTCGGGCAGCCACACGGCCGGCCGCCCCGACTCGAGCACCCGCACGCGCCCGGCGCCCTCGGTGGTGAGGCGCAGCCAGACGCGGTCACCCGTCCCGGCGTCGACCCGCAGCCGTCCGTCGGCGTCCAGGTCGTCGCGGCCGTAGCGGGCCACGCTCACGGTGCTGCCCGCCAGCGGGTCGGCGCGCACGACGCCGACCGGGGTCGACACGGCCATGGGCGGAGCGGCCGCGAAGTCGAAGTCCTCGTGATCGACGGGCACGTAGGCGAGGAGCGTCGCCCCGGCCGTGGGGCCGGGCACGGCGGGCGCGGTGACGGCGACGACGCCGGTGCCCTTGCCGGTGCGCAGGTCGCCGATGCTGGCGCCCGCCTGCACCAGCTGGTCGCCGGCGCGCCAGACGCGCTCGTCGAAGGCGTCGGCGACGTCCGGAACGACGGTGACCGGCGCCGGACCGCGGGTCGTCGCGACGTGCGGCCGGACGACGCCCCGGTCGTCGCGCCCCGTGCCGGGCGGGGTCCCGACAAGGAAGAACCGGCGGCCCGGCGGCAGGTCGGGGTCGACCAGGGGGTGGGGTATGCCGTCGTTCGGCACCCGCCAGGCTGCCACCAGCCGGAACCCGCCGATCCACTCCGGGGCGTCCACGTCGCCCAGGGCCTCCAGCGGGAGCGGGGCCTCGTCGACGGGGACGACCCGGGCGTTGCCGACCTGCACCTGCCACTGCCCGGGGTCGAGCGTGGTCGAGACGGAGACCGTGACCTCGCGGCGCCCGCCCGGGCCGGGGACGGCCCCGGCCGGGAGGTCGAAGACCCGCGCCCGCCCGGGGGCGTAGACCAGCCAGCGACCCCCGCGCAGCTCGGGGTCCGCGGTGCGCCAGTCGCCGGCACCGGGCGCCGCCGCAGCCGTGGGCGGCTCGCCGTCGTCGGTGAGGAGCGTGTCGTCCACCTGCACCGACACCTCGCCCGGCGCGCCCGCCCAGACGGTGACGGTCGAGCCGTCGCCGATGCGGACCCGCTGGTGGTGCACGGTCCGGTCGCCGACCGTGTAGGCGGGGCTGTCGCCGTCGACCACGGCGGCGGTCGCGGGGACGACCGGCTCCCCGAGGCCGGTGGCCGGTGCCCGGCGCGGGTCCCCGCCGACCTCGGTCCAGGTCGCCAGCAGTGCCCGGCCCTTGCGGGGCACGTCGCCCGACCAGGTGACGGTCGCGGCCGTGCGCTCGCGGTCCGCCGCCGGGGGCAGGGGGACCAGCCGGCTCACGGGCGGCTCGCCGGACGTCCCGGCGCACGGGAGGTCGACGGTGCGCCCCCGCACCACCAGGTGGGCGGTGGGGGCGACGAGCTGCGCGTCGAGGGCGGGCAGCTCGCACCAGAGCGCGGCGAAGACCGCGGCCCCGGCGCGGGGTCGGGTGTCGAGCAGCAGGATGTCGTCGGCGCGGGCGAGGTCGATGTCGACGGTCTCGACGAGGCGCAGGCCCTCGAGGTCGTCGGGCACCTCGCCGTCGGGGCCGAGGCGCCAGCCGCGCCAGGTCAGGTCGGTCTCGAGGGCGGGCAGGACGGCGCCGTCGACGAGGTGAACGACGGGGACGGTCTCGGCAGGGTCCTCGGTCGCCGCCGGCGGGGGTGCCTCACCCGCCGCCCGGGCCCAGACGAGCAGGCCGAGGACGACGGCGGCCGCGAGGATCCGCCAGGTCCAGGGCCGGTCGGCGAGGGCTGCGGCGCGCCGGCGGAGGCGGTCCTCGTCGTGGTGCTGCCGGCCCGGGTCGGGCAGCCGGTCCAGCACGGCCCGGACCGTGTCGGCCGCCGGCCTGGTGTGCTGGTCGGCGAGCGCCCGCAGCGCCTGCTCCAGCCCGTCACCGGGCGGGACCAGGCGGGCGACGCTGGTGCGGGGCACGCCGATCGCCTCGGCCACCCGCGTCGCCGACCAGCGCTCGACGCGGCGGAGCACCGTGGCGGCGCGCTCGCGGGGCCGCAGGTTGGTCAGGACGTCGCCGGGATCGTCGAGCACGACCAGCGGCCCGGTCGGGTCCTCCCGCCGCCGGGCGGGGGCGGAGCGCACGAAGGTCCGCACCATCCGCAGCACCAGCTCGTCGTGCCCGGCCGCCGAGGGGGCGCCGCGGAAGGTGGCGGCGAGCAGGTCGTCGGCCGCCCGGGCGCCGGCCAGCATCACCGCGGTCCGGTGCAGCCCGGGCGCGTGCCGCCGCACGGTGGCGGCGGGGTCCGGAGTCGTTCCGGGAGGCTGGGGCCCGGCCACCTCTCCAGTCTGCCAGCGTGCGGTGTGGTGGGCGAGGGGTCGAGGGGGGCGGGCAGGTGGTGGGACCCCCGTGGTCACTGCGTGAGGAGCTCGATGCTGAAGTCCTCGTAGTCCTCGACCTCGACCGTGACCTCGATCTCGCGGCCGAGACCCCCGCCGGGCCAGGCCAGCTCCAGCTCGCCGGTCACGGCCTCCAGGGTCCAGCTGGACCACCAGCCGTCGGTGCCCCACAGCGCCTCCGCGGGCTCCCCGTCGACGAGGAAGCGCATCCGGCCCCGACCCTCGGTGGTGACCCGGGCGCCGAGCCAGGGCGCCCCCGCGGCGGTGAGGGTCACACGACCGTCGTCGAGGTCCTCCTGGGTGGCCCCGTCCTGCACCGTCACGCGACCGAAGCCCGGCCACTCGTCGGCGACGGGCGCGGGCTCGCCCGCGGGGCGGACGTCGGGAGGCCGGGCGGCGGCCGCGAAGTCGAAGTCCTCGTAGGGCACGGGCGCGTAGGCCAGGACGGTCGTGGGCGGATGTCCCAGCGCCGGGGGAGCGGCCACCGACACCGGCCCGGGGCCGTTCGGCACGGGCACCGACCACGGATGGCGCAGGGCGCGGACCGCGTCCTCGAGCGTGGTCTCGGGCCACAGCGACGCCGTCTCCTCGCCGCGCACGGCCCGGCCCTCGCCCCAGGAGACCCAGCCCAGGGCCGCCTCGAGATCGCGGACGAGCAGCACCCACGAGCCGTCGGGGATCTCCTGACCGTCCGGCAGCGCGAGCTCGCGCAGCAGCCCGTCCGCGGGCACCTCCCACTGGCCCAGGAGCTGGTGCCCCAGCACCAGAGCGGGCGCCGTGGGGGTGGTGCTCGCGGTCACCGGGTCGAGGGCGAGAGCGGGGACGTCGGCGTCGAGCACCGCGACCTGCAGCGGGACGTCGGTGAGGTCGGTGGTCACCTCGACGACCACGGTGCGGCGCTCGCCGGCCGCGGGTCTGGCCTGCTCCGGGATCTGGAAGGTGCGCAGCGACCCCGGGGCGGGCACCAGCCACATCCCGTCGCGGAGGTCGGGCTGCTGGGTCGACCAGTCCTGGTAGTCGCGAGGGTCGGTGAAGACGGCCTCGCTGCCGTCGAGCTGCCCGGGGGTCAGGTCGGCGAACATCGCGACGATCCCGGCCACGTCGCCGTCGTCCGTCGCGGGGATGCCGTCGACCGTGACCCCGACTTGGCCGGCCCGCCCGGCCCAGACCCGGATGACGCTGTCGGCGCCGACGGAGACCGGGTGCGCGGTCCGCAGCCCGCCGTAGCTGCTCCCCAGCGCGTCCGCCACGTCGATGACCGCGGCGCCGTCCGGCACGGCGGGTGCGTCGCTGGTGACGCCCGAGGGCAGGCGCGCCGCGTAGGGGTCGGACTCCGTGTAGAGCGCCAGCAGGGCGGTCCCGTCGCCGGGCAGGTCCCCCTCCATCCGGAACGTCCCGGTGCTGCCGGCCGGAAGAGGAGTCACCCGGGACACGGGCGGGGAGCCGTCCTGGCCCGCGCACGGCAGCTCGATCTCCGTGCCGTCGAGCGTGATCCGGCCCACCGGCACCTGCAGGTGGTCGTCCTCGGCGGGGGGCATGTCGCACCAGAGCACGCCGTAGGTGGCGATGCCGTAGGGCGCGCCGCCGTTCGTGGGCACCGAGACGACCGCGCTCCGGCGCCCGGGCTCGAGCGGCACCGTGTCGCTGAGCGCCAGACCCATGACGGTGCGCGGTGGGTCGCCCTCGTCGTCGAGGCGCCAGCCGGCGGCCGTCAGGTCGACGCCCGACGCGACCGGCAGGCTGGTGGCGGGCTCGCCCGGTGGCTGATCGTCCTGCCCGGCCTGCACGGCATACCCCAGGAGCAGGGCGAGCGGGAGCGCGATCGCGGCCACCTGCAGGAGACGAGGACGTCGCCGGACGGGAGCGGCCGTCCGGGTCTCGAGCTCGGCAGCCAGGGCCGCCTGCAGGTCGGACCCGGCGAGGGCGTGCTGGTCGCCCTGCGCGGAGAGCGCCAGCTCCAGCCCGGGCACGGCGGGCACCAGGCGCTCGAGCCGACCGCGGGAGACGCCGACGGCGTCGGCGGCCCGCTCGGGGTCCCAGTGCTCCACGCGCAGCAGGGCCACGGCGGCGCGGGCCCGCGGGGAGAGCCGACGCAGCACGTCGCCCGCGTCACCGCCCGGTGGGAGCAGCGCGTCGCGGCGGCGTCGGGAGGTGCGGACGAACCGTCGGACGAGGTCGCGCTCGAGGCGGTCGCCCGTCTCCGGGCCCTCCAGGACGTCGGGCG
This genomic interval carries:
- a CDS encoding hemolysin family protein, which translates into the protein MDTSLLINAGLVLVFVLVGGVFAATEMAIVSLRQSQVDDFDRAGPRGQRIAALVRDPNRFLSAVQVGVTVAGFFSSAFGGATLAPYVSRLLQSWGLGSGLADSLALVLMTLVIAYLSLVLGELVPKRLAMQRAKAFTSVLAPPLGVLSVVLKPVIWLLSASTNLVVRALGGDPEAAGEEMSLEEVRRIIEDNRELRPYPRQILRDVIRAGEHRLQDVLTPRTDVQFLSADTPLLEVERTVRESSFSRFPVIGRSADDVLGVVHVRDLLAVPHEERGGLRVADVTRPVTAYPPTKPVLATLAEMREAQQHLAIVVDEHGGTDGIVTIEDLVEELVGEIYDEYDITRNPEDVTVRSAEGLEVSGGLNVDELADMLKVEIETGPFETVGGLVMARLGRVAEVGDTVEVSGLVLTVEEVDGYRVVLVGVRRAVPADDPEGPAETNG
- a CDS encoding glycoside hydrolase family 13 protein, producing MTARTTSPAPAAPDAPSAGAPAPWWRSAVIYQVYPRSFADSDGDGVGDLPGITSRLPYLRELGVDALWISPFYRSPMADAGYDVADYRDIDPVFGTLDDADALLARAHELGLRVIIDLVPNHTSDEHVWFREALAAAPGSPARERYVFRDGKGPDGAEPPNNWRSVFGGPAWTRTTDPDGRPGQWYLHLFDSRQPDLNWRNPEVVEEFESILRFWLDRGVDGFRVDVAHSLIKVADLPDWDERAVMAGGADDESAHTNLGPMWDQEEVHEIYRGWRQVLDSYNPGGDPADDRILCAEAWLPSISRTMRFVRSDEMHQAFNFHFLDTAWRAEDLRAVVDESLGEAAKVGAPTTWVLSNHDVVRHASRLGLPPGTRRPNGIAAEDPQPNPVLGLHRARAATALMLALPGSAYLYNGEELGLPDHTALPHSVRQDPAFARTRGEETGRDGCRVPLPWVAGAPAYGFSDADLSWLPQPQVYGPLAADRQLGVPGSTLELYRTLLRLRRELGLGTGTLSWLDGYDPSVLALTITPAEGRPVTVLANLGDDPVALPEGLEVLVSSGRLEDGAVPSDVTVWLA
- a CDS encoding globin yields the protein MTQPDSTARTTPDQVPTFYERVGGHETFRLLVQEFYRGVAQDEPLKALYPEADLGPAEERLLLFLEQYWGGPTTYQQRRGHPRLRMRHMPYRVTPAQRDRWLTHMHAAIDSIRDRLGAMDEQLMRDYMNRAADAMVNALED
- a CDS encoding sigma-70 family RNA polymerase sigma factor codes for the protein MAGPQPPGTTPDPAATVRRHAPGLHRTAVMLAGARAADDLLAATFRGAPSAAGHDELVLRMVRTFVRSAPARRREDPTGPLVVLDDPGDVLTNLRPRERAATVLRRVERWSATRVAEAIGVPRTSVARLVPPGDGLEQALRALADQHTRPAADTVRAVLDRLPDPGRQHHDEDRLRRRAAALADRPWTWRILAAAVVLGLLVWARAAGEAPPPAATEDPAETVPVVHLVDGAVLPALETDLTWRGWRLGPDGEVPDDLEGLRLVETVDIDLARADDILLLDTRPRAGAAVFAALWCELPALDAQLVAPTAHLVVRGRTVDLPCAGTSGEPPVSRLVPLPPAADRERTAATVTWSGDVPRKGRALLATWTEVGGDPRRAPATGLGEPVVPATAAVVDGDSPAYTVGDRTVHHQRVRIGDGSTVTVWAGAPGEVSVQVDDTLLTDDGEPPTAAAAPGAGDWRTADPELRGGRWLVYAPGRARVFDLPAGAVPGPGGRREVTVSVSTTLDPGQWQVQVGNARVVPVDEAPLPLEALGDVDAPEWIGGFRLVAAWRVPNDGIPHPLVDPDLPPGRRFFLVGTPPGTGRDDRGVVRPHVATTRGPAPVTVVPDVADAFDERVWRAGDQLVQAGASIGDLRTGKGTGVVAVTAPAVPGPTAGATLLAYVPVDHEDFDFAAAPPMAVSTPVGVVRADPLAGSTVSVARYGRDDLDADGRLRVDAGTGDRVWLRLTTEGAGRVRVLESGRPAVWLPDGWWTSWTARRVVTDLPLQGTGFSRSSGRPLELVVEGYEEHFTVEVLVRGDGAPGST
- a CDS encoding sigma-70 family RNA polymerase sigma factor, with protein sequence MTTVSDGGREVLARAHGADLHRLAALLTGDSQDATRLTAEVLAGAPDVLEGPETGDRLERDLVRRFVRTSRRRRDALLPPGGDAGDVLRRLSPRARAAVALLRVEHWDPERAADAVGVSRGRLERLVPAVPGLELALSAQGDQHALAGSDLQAALAAELETRTAAPVRRRPRLLQVAAIALPLALLLGYAVQAGQDDQPPGEPATSLPVASGVDLTAAGWRLDDEGDPPRTVMGLALSDTVPLEPGRRSAVVSVPTNGGAPYGIATYGVLWCDMPPAEDDHLQVPVGRITLDGTEIELPCAGQDGSPPVSRVTPLPAGSTGTFRMEGDLPGDGTALLALYTESDPYAARLPSGVTSDAPAVPDGAAVIDVADALGSSYGGLRTAHPVSVGADSVIRVWAGRAGQVGVTVDGIPATDDGDVAGIVAMFADLTPGQLDGSEAVFTDPRDYQDWSTQQPDLRDGMWLVPAPGSLRTFQIPEQARPAAGERRTVVVEVTTDLTDVPLQVAVLDADVPALALDPVTASTTPTAPALVLGHQLLGQWEVPADGLLRELALPDGQEIPDGSWVLLVRDLEAALGWVSWGEGRAVRGEETASLWPETTLEDAVRALRHPWSVPVPNGPGPVSVAAPPALGHPPTTVLAYAPVPYEDFDFAAAARPPDVRPAGEPAPVADEWPGFGRVTVQDGATQEDLDDGRVTLTAAGAPWLGARVTTEGRGRMRFLVDGEPAEALWGTDGWWSSWTLEAVTGELELAWPGGGLGREIEVTVEVEDYEDFSIELLTQ